The DNA segment TAAAACCTGCATGCGAAATCCGGGTAAAACCATTCTGGGTGCATTGGGCATTTTCTTTCTTACTTTACTTATAAGTCTGGGCATTAGCGTTATTTCATCGCAAGAGGCTGAAATTAAGGAGATGAAATTATATGTTACACTTACCAGTGGAACCACACTTGAAAATACCGATGTTTTTGTGAGGGAAGTTGAAAAAAAATTAACTGATTTAGAAGAAAAGAAAGATATTATCAGTCAGGTTTATGAGGAAGAAGCAATTGTTACGGTTTCATTAGTTGATGATTACAGAAAAATCAGAAATTATTCTATTCCGCGAATTAAAAATAATATCATTGAAAAACTAGCAGATTTACGCCAGGCTGAATTTAGCTGGGATCCACCGGCCTCCGGACAACGCTTTGGAACCGGCGGATTTGAAAATGATGACGGCTTTTCCAGGATGCTGGGAATTGGGGTTCAACAGGAAAAAGTCGTGATCAAGGGTCAGGATTTTGATAAGATGCTCGACATTGCCAAAGATATTGAATACTACTTAAAACAATTAAATTCAATGTCGCGCGTAAGTGTTAATACACCTGATAAACGACCTGAATTAATGCTGACTTTCGATAAGCAATTGATGTCGCTTTATGATATTCCGGTCACTTCTGTCCTTTCTGAATTAAATTCATTTCCTAAAGAATTTTCAAGTGGAATTTTATTTAAACAAGGTGGCGAAGAATATGACATTCAAATTACAACTGAACTGACAGAAAAACAAAAGGCAAGAAATGTTTACGATTTAAAACATCTGAACGTTCGTAGTAATCAAAATGCCCGATTTGAAATCCAAAATATCAGTAAATTCAATTTCACCGAAGGTTTATCAACCATCAACCGAACAAATCAGGAAAAACAGCTCACCATTAATTACGAATTCATTCCAGAAGTAAATGATGATAATGATTTACTGAACAATTCAAGAATAGAAGTCGATGAATTAATGGCTAATATCAACCTCCCTTCAGACATTGCGATAGAAGTAATTCACGAAGAAAATGATTTGGGTGAATTCGGATTTCTGCTTACCATGGCTTTCGTCCTGATATTTATGATTCTGGCTTCTGTATTCGAATCTTTTACAGTGCCTTTAGTTATGATGTTTTCGATACCGATGGCTGGTATCGGTTCGTTAATCTTACTTGTTCTTACGGGCACCTCCATCATGAATGCCAATGTATTTACCGGTTTTCTGATTTTGTTGGGAATAGTTGTAAACAATGGGATCATCATGATCGACTATACCAGAGTGCTTCAAAAACGAGGTTATAATGAATCCAGGGCACTGATGATGGCAGGTCTGGCTCGTGTCCGACCAATCCTTATTACAGCTATCACAACAATCATCGCATTAGTACCTTTGGCACTTGGTAAAGCAGAATATGTGACCCAAATTGGTGTTCCTTTTGCAATCACAGTTATTGGAGGTCTTGCAGTAAGCACCTTACTCACTTTGGTATTTATTCCAACCCTCAATTCAGGTTTACAAACCTCTTTGAAATGGATTCGATCACAAACCACACTTATAAAAGCAATCCACGTTTTATTATGGCTCATCGGCTTCTATTATATTTATACTGAAGTTGACAGTAAAATATGGCAAATTATAGAGTTCATTTTATGGATGATCATTGTACCCGCAAGCATATATTTTATAAAAAACTCTTTAAGAAGAGCCAATGAAACTTTAATTGATCCCAATACTCCATTACGAATCGAAATCAGAAATTTGGTAAAAATATATGACTGGGATAGTAGATTTGTTCGTGAATGGAAATCAGGATTAAAAACACGAAAACGATTGGGATTGGATTCTGAATTCACCTCTGTAAAGGATCTTGAGAAATTGTTATGGCAATTGCCATTGATAGGTTTTGCTATTTATTTCATCTATTTCCATCTCGAAAGTGGTTTCTGGTATTTTGTTTTACCGGTTGGATTATATCTCCTTTTAATGGGTATTCTAAAACCATTGAAACTGTTTGCAAATAATCTGAAGGAAAACAATAAAAAGAAATTTGTCAGGATATTAATTTCTGCATTCTTAAAAATTATCCATTGGTTCTTCCCTCTCATTGCTCTGGCCTTGATGTATTTTAAATATGGCATCATCGGATTAATTATCCCCTATGGATTTTTATGGTATTTGGCAATATTGATTAAAGTTACTTCTGACAATATTTATAAGAAGAAAATTAACATTAACCGCATCAGTGGAAGATTTAAAGGAATTCGCAAAGCATTCAGTCGTTTTGTTTTAATTATTCCGGTTATTGGAAAAAAGAAAATCCAATTTAAAGCCGTCAAAGGAGTTTCGTTTAATATTGAACATGGAATGTTTGGCTTATTGGGACCAAATGGAGCAGGTAAATCAACTTTAATGCGAATTATTTGTGGGATTTTAGATCAAAGTTATGGTCAAATTACCATCAATGGTATAGATGTTCGTGAAAAACGGGAGGAATTGCAAAGCCTCATTGGATATCTGCCCCAGGAATTTGGTATGTACGAAAATATGAGTGCATGGGATTTTCTCCATTATATGGGTTTGTTGAAAAAATTATTCGATACCGAAGAACGGAACAAAAGAGTTGAATACGTTTTAAATGCGGTACACATGTGGAACAGCCGAAATGATAAAATTGGCTCTTTCTCGGGAGGAATGAAACAACGTATCGGAATTGC comes from the Bacteroidota bacterium genome and includes:
- a CDS encoding efflux RND transporter permease subunit, which produces MSFIIKRKVLIAMLFTSMSMLGYFSYKHLAVELIPNAQLPFLFVQVGSRLEVDPRYMESQAIIPLEGAIGTLEGVDKIESSAGQRQGSIRISYLPSSNIKFAYLKLAEKVDEVKRNLPPEFVVQVFKFDLEQINNMFMSIEVRGSGGVDRVRQIVDKEILDPLRNIDGVANAQVFGGREKSIEIKLNEEVLKSHGLSPADIRTAINNNQLSRTFAGKVNEHNQIYFVNVVSEFDNINDLYELVVKPNGPVKLKDIAEIHYGVKEEDSYSRVNGQESVTIQLTRDAQSNIIELSHEVIKRIEKLNTDLAEKDVELVVQLNSADTMEKNIDLIINLAVVGGILSIFVLWIFLRNLRLVAAIALAIPISVYTAFNFFYAFDISINTLTLLGMALAIGMLLDNSVVVLENIYRLAAKKISPDIAVIQGTKEVWRSIFAATLTTITVFLPFVFSTNFFISLLGKHIGVSIISTLLVSLIVALLLVPMITHAFLKKRNSIKPVNFESISYDNRLIQIYRVLLKTCMRNPGKTILGALGIFFLTLLISLGISVISSQEAEIKEMKLYVTLTSGTTLENTDVFVREVEKKLTDLEEKKDIISQVYEEEAIVTVSLVDDYRKIRNYSIPRIKNNIIEKLADLRQAEFSWDPPASGQRFGTGGFENDDGFSRMLGIGVQQEKVVIKGQDFDKMLDIAKDIEYYLKQLNSMSRVSVNTPDKRPELMLTFDKQLMSLYDIPVTSVLSELNSFPKEFSSGILFKQGGEEYDIQITTELTEKQKARNVYDLKHLNVRSNQNARFEIQNISKFNFTEGLSTINRTNQEKQLTINYEFIPEVNDDNDLLNNSRIEVDELMANINLPSDIAIEVIHEENDLGEFGFLLTMAFVLIFMILASVFESFTVPLVMMFSIPMAGIGSLILLVLTGTSIMNANVFTGFLILLGIVVNNGIIMIDYTRVLQKRGYNESRALMMAGLARVRPILITAITTIIALVPLALGKAEYVTQIGVPFAITVIGGLAVSTLLTLVFIPTLNSGLQTSLKWIRSQTTLIKAIHVLLWLIGFYYIYTEVDSKIWQIIEFILWMIIVPASIYFIKNSLRRANETLIDPNTPLRIEIRNLVKIYDWDSRFVREWKSGLKTRKRLGLDSEFTSVKDLEKLLWQLPLIGFAIYFIYFHLESGFWYFVLPVGLYLLLMGILKPLKLFANNLKENNKKKFVRILISAFLKIIHWFFPLIALALMYFKYGIIGLIIPYGFLWYLAILIKVTSDNIYKKKININRISGRFKGIRKAFSRFVLIIPVIGKKKIQFKAVKGVSFNIEHGMFGLLGPNGAGKSTLMRIICGILDQSYGQITINGIDVREKREELQSLIGYLPQEFGMYENMSAWDFLHYMGLLKKLFDTEERNKRVEYVLNAVHMWNSRNDKIGSFSGGMKQRIGIAQILLHLPRILVVDEPTAGLDPRERIRFRNLLVELSKDRIVIFSTHIIEDVASSCNYVAVMKKGYLQYLGKPIEMAKIAEGKIWNLQIPHQEFEEIKDKLTIIHHMRDGETIRMRCLSNKKPHPDANIVKANLEDSYLCLLNKEDDEVEPTN